A DNA window from Thermosynechococcaceae cyanobacterium Okahandja contains the following coding sequences:
- a CDS encoding IctB family putative bicarbonate transporter yields the protein MGYAGMDVLLRHLDLEGWRSHSGVGRLLGMLRGWQEKSWLWRWVPAIGGGLVGLVLVLAPFMPSGMIGLLLMAGAGVWLLWTLAGEPEGRWSPPHLLVLSYWGIAVLATVLSPVPRAAVVGLGKLSLYLLFFALAERVMRHGRWRSRLLTVYLLTALAVSVEAIRQWIFGAEPLATWTDPESALANVTRVYSFLGNPNLLAGYLLPSVPLSAAAIAVWRGALPKLLAVVMLGMNGASLIFTFSRGGWLGLAAATLVGVALLGVWYVPRLPERWRRWGVPLLMGLLALTLVGGVASVPALRERVASIFVARGDSSNNFRINVWMAVQQMIQARPWLGIGPGNVAFNQVYPLYQVNVRFTALSAYSIFLELLVEVGVIGFSVFLWLLLVLGDRAWRCLGQFRASRNPQGFWLMAAVATMAGMLTHGLVDTIWFRPEVATLWWLMVAIVVSMVPQERSGLDNS from the coding sequence TTGGGGTACGCAGGGATGGATGTGCTGTTGCGGCATTTGGATCTGGAGGGGTGGCGATCGCACAGTGGGGTGGGTCGGCTCTTGGGAATGTTGCGGGGCTGGCAGGAGAAAAGCTGGCTGTGGCGGTGGGTACCGGCCATCGGTGGTGGGCTGGTGGGGTTGGTGCTGGTGCTGGCTCCGTTTATGCCGTCGGGGATGATTGGTCTGCTCTTAATGGCGGGGGCGGGGGTCTGGCTGTTGTGGACGTTGGCGGGGGAACCGGAGGGGCGTTGGTCGCCGCCTCACCTTCTGGTGCTGAGCTATTGGGGCATTGCTGTGCTGGCAACGGTGCTGTCGCCAGTGCCGCGAGCGGCGGTTGTGGGTTTAGGAAAACTGAGTTTATATCTGCTGTTTTTTGCCTTGGCAGAGCGGGTGATGCGCCATGGGCGGTGGCGATCGCGCCTGCTGACGGTCTATTTGTTGACGGCGTTGGCGGTGAGTGTGGAGGCTATCCGGCAATGGATCTTTGGGGCGGAGCCGCTGGCAACCTGGACCGATCCGGAGTCGGCGTTGGCAAATGTAACGCGGGTGTATAGCTTTTTGGGCAATCCAAATCTGTTGGCGGGGTATTTGTTGCCCAGTGTGCCCTTGAGTGCGGCGGCGATCGCAGTCTGGCGGGGAGCTTTACCAAAACTGCTGGCGGTGGTGATGTTGGGCATGAATGGGGCGAGTTTAATCTTTACCTTTAGCCGCGGTGGTTGGCTCGGGTTGGCGGCGGCCACCCTTGTGGGGGTAGCGCTGTTGGGGGTTTGGTATGTTCCTCGGTTGCCTGAGCGCTGGCGACGCTGGGGAGTCCCCCTGCTGATGGGGCTATTGGCACTGACCTTGGTGGGCGGTGTCGCAAGTGTACCTGCGCTGCGGGAGCGGGTAGCCAGTATTTTTGTGGCGCGTGGTGACAGTAGCAATAATTTTCGGATTAATGTCTGGATGGCAGTGCAGCAAATGATTCAAGCGCGGCCATGGCTGGGGATTGGCCCAGGGAACGTGGCGTTTAACCAAGTGTATCCGCTCTACCAAGTGAATGTACGGTTTACGGCCTTGAGTGCCTATTCCATTTTTCTGGAGTTGTTGGTGGAAGTGGGGGTGATTGGTTTTAGCGTGTTCCTGTGGTTATTACTGGTGCTGGGCGATCGCGCTTGGCGGTGTTTGGGGCAATTCCGGGCGAGTCGTAATCCTCAGGGCTTTTGGCTGATGGCAGCGGTGGCAACCATGGCGGGAATGCTGACCCACGGACTTGTGGATACGATCTGGTTTCGACCGGAGGTGGCGACGCTTTGGTGGCTGATGGTGGCGATCGTCGTTAGTATGGTGCCTCAAGAGCGTTCTGGGTTAGACAACTCCTGA
- the hisD gene encoding histidinol dehydrogenase, which translates to MLRIITQLTDLRAELRRICDRTDSSEMSQQHATVATILQRVAADGDRALIEYTRTFDHIDLTPETLRIKGDELDAAYQQVSKELLDAIRLAKQRIEAFHRQRVPKSWVQFGEDGIVLGKRYTAVDSAGLYIPGGRAAYPSTVLMNAVPAQVAGVKRIVMVTPPGQGKGVNPAVLVAAQEAGIQEIYRVGGAQAIAALAYGTETIPRVDVITGPGNLYVTLAKKQVYGRVGIDSLAGPSEVLIIADEYAHPVHIAADLLAQAEHDPLAAAILLTPSSRLAEAVVAAVNAQLTDHPRRLLTEKAIAHYGLIGIVENLEQAIDLSNSFAPEHLELEVDDPWSLVEKVRHAGAIFLGYATPEAVGDYLAGPNHTLPTSGSARYASALGVETFLKHSSLIQYTPAALLKQGGAVMTLAETEGLISHRDSVRLRIEP; encoded by the coding sequence ATGTTGCGGATCATCACTCAGTTAACGGACCTACGCGCTGAACTGCGCCGCATTTGCGATCGCACCGACAGTAGCGAGATGAGCCAGCAACACGCCACCGTTGCCACCATCCTTCAGCGAGTCGCTGCCGATGGCGATCGCGCCCTGATTGAATACACCCGCACCTTCGATCACATTGACCTCACCCCAGAGACACTACGCATCAAAGGCGATGAACTCGATGCCGCCTACCAACAAGTTTCCAAAGAATTACTGGATGCCATCCGCTTAGCCAAGCAACGCATTGAAGCGTTCCATCGCCAGCGGGTACCCAAAAGCTGGGTGCAGTTTGGCGAGGATGGTATTGTCCTTGGCAAACGCTACACCGCCGTTGATAGTGCCGGTCTCTACATCCCCGGGGGTCGCGCCGCCTACCCCAGCACCGTCCTGATGAATGCCGTACCCGCTCAAGTCGCGGGCGTGAAGCGGATTGTCATGGTCACCCCACCCGGCCAAGGTAAAGGGGTCAATCCAGCCGTGCTGGTGGCCGCCCAAGAAGCGGGGATTCAAGAAATCTACCGTGTGGGTGGGGCACAGGCCATTGCGGCTCTTGCCTACGGCACCGAAACCATTCCCCGCGTTGATGTCATTACCGGACCGGGTAACCTCTACGTGACGCTGGCCAAAAAACAGGTCTATGGTCGCGTTGGTATTGATTCGTTGGCGGGTCCTTCGGAAGTCCTGATTATTGCCGATGAGTATGCCCACCCTGTTCACATTGCAGCCGACCTCCTAGCACAGGCAGAACACGATCCCCTCGCCGCCGCCATTCTGCTTACCCCCAGTTCCCGCCTTGCCGAAGCCGTGGTTGCCGCCGTCAATGCGCAACTCACGGATCACCCGCGCCGCCTGCTGACCGAGAAGGCGATCGCCCACTATGGCCTCATTGGTATTGTTGAAAACCTAGAGCAGGCCATTGACCTCTCCAATAGCTTTGCCCCTGAACACCTAGAACTGGAAGTGGACGATCCGTGGAGCCTTGTGGAAAAGGTGCGCCATGCCGGTGCCATCTTTCTTGGTTATGCCACCCCCGAAGCCGTCGGTGACTACCTTGCCGGCCCCAACCACACCCTCCCCACCTCCGGCTCGGCTCGCTACGCCTCTGCCCTTGGGGTAGAAACCTTCCTCAAGCATTCCAGCCTCATTCAGTACACCCCTGCTGCCCTGCTAAAACAGGGGGGAGCCGTCATGACCCTTGCGGAAACGGAAGGGTTGATCTCCCATCGCGACTCGGTACGCCTGCGCATTGAGCCATAG
- a CDS encoding ArsA family ATPase, which yields MTRIVTFLGATLEQQTALGLAVAQWFAQQQQRTLLAVPAPAITLQHLIGTVDQQIGSQPVTIGNFLTVTQLFATESLTMAWEDLSRLVESYLPQELVGKVYAGELMILPGMDTLLTLNALRGYYSSGAYDVIVYAGANNRDTLRLIGLPQGLAWYYRRFRRLLEQLDINKIATAMGGPIASAIMAANIDTQKINERLAQAKEWVDRGVSIAADRQRLSVFLVTTPAAIEIAQTQWLWGSAQQVNVPISEVFCFGEVTPDVAQAFAPLRLSSLPADVGAWQSLVPSLPDLNQLSAAPLPHEFDEVQQQVRIFLPGFRKEQVKLSEFSGELTVEAGDQRRHIELPPSLKGKPVQGGKFEAPYLIVNLA from the coding sequence ATGACCCGCATTGTTACGTTTTTAGGCGCAACCCTAGAGCAGCAAACGGCTCTTGGTCTTGCTGTTGCTCAGTGGTTTGCTCAACAGCAGCAACGCACCCTCTTGGCCGTGCCAGCGCCGGCTATTACACTACAGCATTTAATTGGCACTGTTGATCAGCAAATTGGCTCTCAGCCAGTAACGATAGGTAATTTCCTTACGGTAACGCAGCTTTTTGCCACTGAGAGTTTAACCATGGCGTGGGAGGATCTCAGCCGTTTGGTTGAATCCTATTTGCCCCAAGAGTTGGTTGGCAAAGTCTATGCGGGGGAGTTAATGATTTTGCCGGGCATGGATACCCTCTTGACCCTAAATGCGCTGCGGGGCTATTACAGCAGCGGTGCGTACGACGTGATTGTTTATGCGGGTGCGAATAACCGCGATACGCTGCGGCTGATTGGGTTACCCCAAGGACTGGCCTGGTACTATCGCCGTTTTCGCCGATTGCTTGAGCAGTTGGATATTAACAAAATTGCTACTGCCATGGGAGGGCCGATCGCCAGTGCGATTATGGCGGCAAACATTGATACCCAAAAAATTAATGAACGGCTTGCCCAAGCGAAAGAGTGGGTCGATCGGGGGGTGAGTATTGCTGCCGATCGCCAGCGGTTGTCGGTATTCCTCGTCACCACTCCTGCCGCCATTGAGATTGCCCAAACCCAATGGCTGTGGGGAAGCGCTCAACAGGTAAATGTGCCCATTTCCGAAGTGTTTTGCTTCGGAGAAGTGACACCGGATGTTGCCCAAGCCTTTGCCCCACTGCGGCTGTCCAGTTTGCCAGCAGATGTAGGGGCTTGGCAGTCCCTAGTACCGTCCTTACCGGACTTGAACCAGTTGTCGGCAGCGCCTCTCCCCCATGAATTTGATGAGGTGCAACAGCAGGTACGCATTTTTCTGCCTGGGTTCCGCAAAGAACAGGTCAAGCTCAGCGAGTTCAGTGGTGAACTCACGGTCGAAGCCGGTGACCAACGCCGCCACATTGAACTACCCCCTAGCCTCAAGGGCAAACCCGTGCAGGGGGGCAAATTTGAAGCCCCCTACCTGATCGTGAACCTAGCGTAG
- a CDS encoding medium chain dehydrogenase/reductase family protein: protein MGYKRVIISKYGESGVLKIIEHTTLPEPKPGEVRVKVLVTSATFTDVMIRKGKYPSLKEKPPFSPGYDMVGVVDKLGEGVTRLKVDQQVADLTVTGAYSEYLCLPESRLTSVPEGLDPAEAVSLVLSYVTAYQMLHRVAKVKRGQRILVHGAGGAVGTAMLQLGQLLDLEMYGTASKSKHHLVQQLGATPIDYKTENFAERLRSLTGDGVDAAFDPIGGDNFKQSFSVLRHGGKLVVYGFYNATLGKGSSIPLDFMRLQLWNILPNGRSTAFYSITQLRQKQASWFSEDLANLFHLLAQHKIKPIIAARMPLIEAQRAHERIEQAEVLGKIVLTVAERTA, encoded by the coding sequence ATGGGCTACAAGCGCGTTATCATTTCCAAGTATGGCGAGTCAGGCGTACTCAAAATTATCGAGCACACGACATTACCAGAGCCAAAACCTGGCGAAGTGCGAGTCAAAGTTCTTGTGACCAGCGCAACGTTCACAGATGTGATGATTCGCAAAGGTAAATACCCTAGTCTGAAAGAAAAACCGCCCTTCTCGCCCGGCTATGACATGGTCGGTGTTGTAGATAAGTTAGGTGAAGGTGTAACCCGTCTTAAAGTAGATCAGCAAGTAGCAGACCTCACAGTCACTGGGGCATATTCGGAATACCTCTGTCTGCCAGAAAGCCGTTTAACATCCGTGCCCGAGGGTCTTGATCCTGCGGAGGCCGTCAGCCTTGTCCTGTCGTATGTTACTGCATATCAAATGCTACATCGGGTAGCAAAAGTGAAGCGAGGTCAGCGCATCTTGGTACATGGTGCAGGCGGGGCTGTTGGCACAGCAATGCTCCAATTGGGTCAGCTCCTCGATTTAGAAATGTATGGCACAGCTTCTAAATCTAAACACCACTTGGTACAGCAACTGGGCGCAACGCCAATTGATTACAAAACTGAGAATTTTGCAGAACGGCTCCGCAGCCTGACAGGCGATGGGGTTGATGCCGCGTTTGACCCAATAGGGGGAGATAACTTCAAGCAATCATTTAGCGTATTGCGGCACGGTGGAAAACTCGTGGTGTATGGCTTTTATAATGCCACATTGGGAAAGGGCAGCAGTATTCCGCTTGATTTTATGCGGCTTCAACTATGGAACATTCTACCCAATGGGCGCTCAACAGCCTTTTACTCTATTACTCAATTACGACAAAAACAAGCCAGTTGGTTTTCAGAGGATTTGGCAAATTTGTTTCATTTGCTTGCACAGCACAAAATTAAGCCTATCATTGCAGCACGTATGCCACTGATTGAGGCGCAGCGCGCACACGAACGTATCGAACAGGCTGAAGTACTAGGTAAAATTGTACTGACTGTTGCCGAAAGAACCGCCTAA